The following coding sequences are from one Leptolyngbya sp. NIES-3755 window:
- a CDS encoding hypothetical protein (similar to AA sequence:cyanobase_aa:LBDG_04110), whose amino-acid sequence MATKGQPVSKGFGVGLQIWLLFLISLYGLGYPALYSIALGAIGGIASGFIVDWWLSKEDSIEPTRKPAHEEGVEERTRSRKRRSHSALQHRKRRREREPVTVKTFTKFFQRPQENRNEES is encoded by the coding sequence GTGGCGACGAAAGGACAACCAGTTTCTAAAGGCTTTGGAGTCGGGCTGCAAATTTGGCTCTTGTTCCTGATTAGTCTCTATGGATTGGGCTATCCTGCCCTCTACAGCATCGCGCTCGGTGCGATCGGCGGAATTGCGAGTGGCTTTATTGTGGATTGGTGGCTCTCCAAAGAAGACAGCATTGAGCCGACTCGCAAACCCGCTCATGAAGAAGGCGTGGAAGAAAGAACGCGATCGCGCAAACGTCGATCGCATTCTGCCCTACAGCACCGCAAACGTCGTCGAGAGCGCGAACCTGTGACCGTGAAAACCTTCACAAAATTCTTCCAGCGTCCTCAAGAAAATCGCAACGAGGAGAGCTAG